GTTTCTGAGAGCGAAGTCCATGCATCATGACTGTACTATAACTAGATAGGACTGCACGACCAAGCATCGGTAACCTATATGCCAGTACCGGCTTAGCCCCACTTCCCACGGCTGTCGATGCGATTATCCGCAGCAAACTCATCACTTCCGTTGCCTCTTGACTTAATAAAATAGCAAGCAATTACTGTTCAAACCAGCTTGATCAGCTAAGCACGCTATAAACACAACTTGGGTCGAACTATAACCTGTTTTAATCTGCTCGTAGTGTATGTAGATAGTCATTTTTGGTGGCAATACCATATCCTGCTAGTTTCACTCAGATGGGGCCAAAAAAGAGCGGAAGATCATCCATGTCATCATACACGGAGTAGGATTTAACAAGATCAAGATTACAAGTATGATGAACCGACATATTCAAGACGAAAAGAGACCGTAGGTTTTCCTATAGTGGAATGCAATCCAGTAACTCACTGAAGGGTGCTCTGAAATTTCTACTCCCTGTCCTTCTGCTGCTTGTAACATAAACTGTAGTGACACATATTCTTGTTCGCATTAAATATCACTATGTATACAACGTGATAAAAGGTTAGAGAGGAAATTGATTATGCTACCTATCGGTGCTGTCTTGTCTGCCACCTTAGTTTACATCTGAgtcattgaaattttctccCTATTAGCGTCATTTAATGGTGCTGTCACCTGGCGCAACAAGCTGCGTCAACctgcaaaaaatattaGTTTTATATTAAAAGCATAGGCTGTCGAAGAGTAAATTGAAATAACTTGAGTAGGTTGTTGTGTAAAACTGTACAGAGTAAATACTCAATGACAGAGTCGGTTGGTATTATAGGTGCTGGTCTGGTAGGCTGTCTTGCAGCATTGGCTTTTGCTAAGAGAGGCTATAGGGTGACGCTTTTTGATTACAGGGCTGATCCTCGTGACGAAGCAACGACCGACAGAAATCTGAGATCAATAAATCTTGCAATTTCTAGTCGAGGCATCAGTTCTTTGGAATTTGTCGATGATGAGGTTGCTAAAAGGGCTCTAAGAGATATCATCCCCATGAAAGGACGTATGATTCACGATTCAAGTGGACGACAGGAATCTCAGATCTATGGATTGTTTGGCGAGGCAATCAATTCTATAGACCGTGGACTTTTGAATAACAATCTTCTTGATGAGCTAGACAAATATGACGGTACAAATGATATAAATCTTATGTTTGATCATAAACTGGTCAAGATCgattttggagaaaaacAACAAGAGTGTTTATTTGCAACGACCAATTATGGTATGAAAACCTACGATTTCGATTTTGTTGTCGGTTGTGATGGGGCTTATTCTGCCACAAGATACCAAATGCAGAAACAAGTAAGATTGAATTACGCGCAGGAGTATATTGACTGTTGCTACATCGAGTTATACATTCCACCTTCGCCTGAGTACAACTCTGAATTCAATGGGCCATTTGCTATTGCACCTGATCATCTCCATATCTGGCCTCGTGATGAATTCATGCTCATCGCGTTACCGAACGCTGACGGTTCGTTTACTTCCACCTTTTTTGGTTCCTGGGCCCTAGTGGAGTCTTTAGTTCCGTCAAAGAACAAAGTGGAAGAGTTCTTATTGGCGAATTTTCCGGATGCAATGGAGTTGATGggtattgaaaatgctgTCCGGTCATTCATGGATCATCCCAAGGGAGCCTTGATGTGCGTCGAGTGCAATCCATACCATGCTTCCGGTGGCAGAGCTATCATTCTTGGTGATGCTGCTCATTCAATGGTGCCATTTTATGGTCAGGGTATGAATTGTGGTTTCGAAGACGTAAAGGTGTTGATGAAGCTGCTCGATAAGAACAAAAACCGTACAGAGGTGTTTGAACAGTACAGCAAACAAAGACACGAGGACCTTGTTGCTATCGTAACATTGGCGAAGAACAATTACAAAGAGATGTCTCATGATGTTACTTCTAAAATGTTCctaatgagaaaaaagttggaTGGTGTTTTAGGAAAAGTCCTCAAGGGTAAGTGGCTACCATTGTATACCATGGTATCATTCAGAGACGATATTGCTTACCACAAAGCTATCGAAATCTCACGCAAGCAGACAGCCATATTAAAACTCTTGCAAGCAATTATTATTGTTGCTATATCAGCCTCAGGTTACAAAGCTTTCGGGTATTTTTCTAGACTTTTTAAGCGCTTGTCAGCACTACAAAAGCATTCAACGTGAATGACCAAGAACTGTTACTATATATACCATGTTATAGACTTTTAATATATACAATTATGACAATTGGAATTTTCGCCCAGGATAATCACTTCTATCGCGGCTGACGACGCGATGATCTACACGGTGTTTACCTTTCAAAAGACCATCGTCATTGGATTATTAGAATGAAAGGTATGCGCAGATCGTCGATGGAAGTGTTCACATCGGCTTGTTCGAAATAAATTCAGCAGAATTCAATGTCAAGCATCAGGAATCGTTATCAAGATGATGAGAATGATGATCAGGGACTTTTTACAAACAGATCCACGATGATGGCTAACTTTGAGGAATGGATCAAAATGGCTACCGACAACAAGatcaattcaaagaatagTTGGAACTTTGCGCTCATTGACTACTTTCATGATTTAAATGTATTGAGAGATTCGGAAAATAACATAAATTTCCAGAAGGCATCCGCTACTCTGGATGGCTGCGTGaaaatatattcttctAGAGTTGATTCCGTCACGACTGAAACAGGTAAACTGCTCAGTGGACTtgctcaaaaaaagaaagatgataAAATTGGGTCTTCCAATGGTCAAGATCGAAATGATGGGTCTGATGAGCATGAAAATGGTGCCGAAGATGGCGTGTACATCGATCCAGCGACGGGTCTCCCGGTTGCGAGTGATACCGATGCTCAAGCAAAGCGAAGAGTTTATAATCGTGTACTCGAGACTACACTTGTTGATTTCGATAGcatcaaattgaaagagcTGGACAAGGAACTGAATATTGACccattgttcaaaaaagcATTAGTAGATTTTGACGAAGGTGGGGCAAAAAGCCTTTTGCTGAATACTTTGAATACCGATTGTTCTGCTAGAGTAGTGTTTGATACAGCTTTTAATGATGAAGGTGTTGCAGCTACGCTAGATGATCTGTCTGATAAAggtaaagaagaaaaggaagcCCCAGAGAATGAGGCGGAGAAATTGATTAACAGTGAAATGGCTGATACATCAGAGACTCTGAATTCAGAGAAATGTGACGACTCAGAGAGCACTATTATAATAGAGGACGAAATTCTGTCACTCGGAATtgactttatcaaattcgATGAGATAAGCCGCTGCGAGATATCTTCGTCTATACAGCAGCTCCGAAATGTCGTTGAGGACATAAGCAAGgcgaaaaattttattgataCCGTCAACAATAAGTTTGATAATTTTCTTAGTGAACAAGAATTACAGGATGTCGTCCCGGAAGCCGGTTTAGATGACATTAACAGCGATAATGGTGTACTGCAAGATGAATATTCTTATATTTCGCAAGAGGAGGATAAAAACGAAGAGAACACGGAAAGTCCTAAGGAAGATGTGGACAATGCAAGAGGGTTGATGGAGAATATAGAAACGTCCAATACTAATGAAAATGCAGGTCGAATGGAAAATTTATTCGAGATAGATTTAATGTCATATTTCGACGAAAGTCTTAAAAGAAATTGGAGAGGTAGAGAACATTGGAAAGTACGAAATCTGAAAAGAAGTAATTTATTTGGCAGCGGTCCTAATGAAACAAATAAACTGAACAACCCGCAAAATGAGAGTAATGatgacaatgaaaaatcaaagaatgaaacTGCAgcgaagaagaagaaaaaacaaacggagatagatttttttgccatAGATGATCACTTGGAAGAGACGATTTTTGCCccaaagaaaagagctAACATTGACTTACCTCTGAAAGCTCGAACAGACGATTCTCATCATTTATTACCTCCAGACTACCAATTCTCAACAAAGAAGATCACGAGACTATTCATAAAGCCTACACAGTCAATGAACTTGTTCACCAGCAGACGGAACCTGGAGCCAGTACGGATGCAGAATGAAAAGGTAACTCATACTACACCaaagaataataatgaaGGTATAGCTATAGCTGATGAGCAATTCTGGGCCCAAAATTATGAAAGAAAGGAGagggaagaagaagaggagaaaaatgaacctgatgaagatattaaaaatggAATTATAAACAATCCGTTTGCGGACGATGATGTGGATGTTGATTTCAAtcaagcttttgaagatgataccGTGGACAGTTCTCCTAACGAGGAACCTGGTAAATTGCCAATAGATGATTCTAAGGTAAGTTACTCCCGTGTATCTAAGAAAGTTGATGTGCGAAAGTTGAAGCATAACCTATGGAAATCGATTAAAGTACTAGTCGGCAGAGATGCAATTGATAACAATCGACCTCATAATGATAATCAAGATTTAACAATAAAAATTAGATTGACAG
This Zygotorulaspora mrakii chromosome 5, complete sequence DNA region includes the following protein-coding sequences:
- the BNA4 gene encoding kynurenine 3-monooxygenase (similar to Saccharomyces cerevisiae BNA4 (YBL098W); ancestral locus Anc_7.429) — its product is MTESVGIIGAGLVGCLAALAFAKRGYRVTLFDYRADPRDEATTDRNLRSINLAISSRGISSLEFVDDEVAKRALRDIIPMKGRMIHDSSGRQESQIYGLFGEAINSIDRGLLNNNLLDELDKYDGTNDINLMFDHKLVKIDFGEKQQECLFATTNYGMKTYDFDFVVGCDGAYSATRYQMQKQVRLNYAQEYIDCCYIELYIPPSPEYNSEFNGPFAIAPDHLHIWPRDEFMLIALPNADGSFTSTFFGSWALVESLVPSKNKVEEFLLANFPDAMELMGIENAVRSFMDHPKGALMCVECNPYHASGGRAIILGDAAHSMVPFYGQGMNCGFEDVKVLMKLLDKNKNRTEVFEQYSKQRHEDLVAIVTLAKNNYKEMSHDVTSKMFLMRKKLDGVLGKVLKGKWLPLYTMVSFRDDIAYHKAIEISRKQTAILKLLQAIIIVAISASGYKAFGYFSRLFKRLSALQKHST
- the BRN1 gene encoding condensin subunit BRN1 (similar to Saccharomyces cerevisiae BRN1 (YBL097W); ancestral locus Anc_7.428) encodes the protein MSSIRNRYQDDENDDQGLFTNRSTMMANFEEWIKMATDNKINSKNSWNFALIDYFHDLNVLRDSENNINFQKASATLDGCVKIYSSRVDSVTTETGKLLSGLAQKKKDDKIGSSNGQDRNDGSDEHENGAEDGVYIDPATGLPVASDTDAQAKRRVYNRVLETTLVDFDSIKLKELDKELNIDPLFKKALVDFDEGGAKSLLLNTLNTDCSARVVFDTAFNDEGVAATLDDLSDKGKEEKEAPENEAEKLINSEMADTSETLNSEKCDDSESTIIIEDEILSLGIDFIKFDEISRCEISSSIQQLRNVVEDISKAKNFIDTVNNKFDNFLSEQELQDVVPEAGLDDINSDNGVLQDEYSYISQEEDKNEENTESPKEDVDNARGLMENIETSNTNENAGRMENLFEIDLMSYFDESLKRNWRGREHWKVRNLKRSNLFGSGPNETNKLNNPQNESNDDNEKSKNETAAKKKKKQTEIDFFAIDDHLEETIFAPKKRANIDLPLKARTDDSHHLLPPDYQFSTKKITRLFIKPTQSMNLFTSRRNLEPVRMQNEKVTHTTPKNNNEGIAIADEQFWAQNYERKEREEEEEKNEPDEDIKNGIINNPFADDDVDVDFNQAFEDDTVDSSPNEEPGKLPIDDSKVSYSRVSKKVDVRKLKHNLWKSIKVLVGRDAIDNNRPHNDNQDLTIKIRLTDIAGEISKLYPDEALTDISTSFCFICLLHLANEYGLHITNTENFEDLIVAYNKTIND